Proteins co-encoded in one Cupriavidus nantongensis genomic window:
- the ppk2 gene encoding polyphosphate kinase 2: MTDRDTLPTRIPTRTATRTTTTRPRATARGDVLPTRSALSAQRNEVDSAVEAAVQLAASGMQDILASQAGDGRGMLGAVRTLLDGLAPDEAAQLRSLILEGDPAAWQAGRQRHPDDELSAGWREGAYPYQNLMSRRNYEKQKYRLQVELLKFQVWVRETGQRVVILFEGRDAAGKGGTIKRFMEHMNPRGARVVALEKPTEVERGQWYFQRYVQHLPSAGEIVLFDRSWYNRAGVEHVMGFCSTREYQDFLQQAPDFERHLVRSGIHLFKFWFSVSQKEQRRRFREREIHPLKQWKLSPVDVASLDKWDEYTRAKEAMFAHTDTADAPWTVIRSDCKKRARLNALRYILSRFPYANRDTTAIGQPDPLIVGRALAN; the protein is encoded by the coding sequence ACCCGTATCCCCACCCGTACCGCAACCCGTACCACCACCACACGGCCCCGCGCCACCGCCAGGGGCGATGTGCTGCCCACCCGTTCGGCGCTGTCGGCCCAGCGCAATGAGGTCGACAGCGCCGTCGAAGCCGCGGTGCAACTGGCGGCAAGCGGCATGCAGGACATCCTTGCCAGCCAGGCCGGCGATGGCCGCGGCATGCTGGGCGCCGTCCGCACCCTGCTCGACGGTCTGGCGCCGGACGAGGCCGCGCAACTGCGCAGCCTCATTCTCGAGGGCGACCCCGCCGCCTGGCAGGCCGGCCGCCAGCGCCACCCGGACGATGAGCTGTCCGCCGGCTGGCGCGAAGGCGCGTACCCGTACCAGAACCTGATGTCGCGGCGCAATTACGAGAAGCAGAAGTACCGCCTGCAGGTGGAACTGCTCAAGTTCCAGGTCTGGGTGCGCGAGACCGGCCAGCGCGTGGTGATCCTGTTCGAAGGCCGCGACGCCGCCGGCAAGGGCGGCACCATCAAACGCTTCATGGAACATATGAACCCGCGCGGCGCCCGCGTGGTGGCGCTGGAAAAGCCCACCGAAGTGGAACGCGGCCAATGGTATTTCCAGCGCTACGTGCAGCACCTGCCGTCCGCTGGCGAGATCGTGCTGTTCGACCGCTCCTGGTACAACCGCGCCGGCGTCGAGCACGTGATGGGCTTCTGCTCGACCCGCGAATACCAGGACTTCCTGCAGCAGGCGCCCGATTTCGAGCGCCACCTCGTGCGCAGCGGCATCCACCTGTTCAAGTTCTGGTTCTCGGTCAGCCAGAAGGAGCAGCGCCGCCGCTTCCGCGAGCGCGAAATCCATCCGCTCAAGCAATGGAAGCTCAGCCCGGTCGACGTCGCCTCGCTCGACAAATGGGACGAGTACACCCGCGCCAAGGAGGCGATGTTCGCGCATACCGATACCGCCGACGCGCCCTGGACCGTGATCCGTTCCGATTGCAAGAAGCGCGCGCGGCTCAACGCGCTGCGCTACATCCTGTCGCGCTTTCCCTATGCCAACCGCGACACCACCGCCATCGGCCAGCCGGATCCGCTGATCGTCGGGCGCGCGCTGGCCAACTGA
- a CDS encoding universal stress protein, translating to MFKHILLPVDGSELSHQAVSAGIQFARTAGARLTPYMCVESYPYVLTSDSSHEKRDAYQQRVEAEARQELSRVESAAALAGVPCSGHVSSASAPYQGIIHAAKDLGCDVIFMASHGRRGLSSLLLGSETQKVLTHSDIPVLVFR from the coding sequence ATGTTCAAGCACATCCTGCTTCCCGTCGACGGCTCGGAGCTGTCGCACCAGGCCGTCTCCGCCGGCATCCAGTTCGCCCGCACCGCCGGCGCCCGGCTCACGCCCTACATGTGCGTGGAGAGCTATCCCTATGTGCTGACCAGCGACAGCTCGCACGAAAAGCGCGACGCCTACCAGCAGCGCGTCGAAGCCGAGGCGCGCCAGGAACTGTCCAGGGTCGAGTCCGCGGCCGCGCTGGCCGGCGTGCCATGCAGCGGCCACGTCTCCAGCGCTTCGGCGCCGTACCAGGGCATCATCCATGCCGCCAAGGACCTGGGCTGCGATGTCATCTTCATGGCCTCGCACGGCCGCCGCGGACTCAGCAGCCTGCTGCTCGGCAGCGAAACGCAGAAAGTGCTGACCCATAGCGACATCCCGGTGCTGGTGTTCCGCTGA
- the mutS gene encoding DNA mismatch repair protein MutS, protein MGLQKKIDPEPAQADAAGSRHTPMMQQYLRIKADHPDTLLFYRMGDFYELFHDDAEKAARLLDITLTARGASNGVPIRMAGIPFHSADQYLARLVKLGESVAICEQIGDPATSKGPVERKVVRIVTPGTLTDAALLPDKADTFLMAVHQQTTRRGVSKTGLAWLNLASGELRLMECEAALLGRELERIRPAELLYADGIELPALACARTRLPEWHFDQDAGTRRLREQLGVASLDPFGCAGLGAALGAAGALLNYAATTQGQSLRHVQGVKVERESEYVGLDSATRRNLELTETLRGGESPTLFSLLDTCCTAMGSRALRHWLHHPLRDPALPQARQQAIGVLIDQGTDALRGALRRLADVERITSRLALLNARPRDLSSLRDTLRALPEVQACLHGDQGSLLLAQTVQDLAVPHDCLDLLVRAVAEEPATVVRDGGVIARGFDTELDELRDISENCGQFLIDLEARERARTGIANLRVEFNRVHGFYIEVTNGQADKVPDDYRRRQTLKNAERYITPELKAFEDKALSAQDRALAREKQLYDGLLQALLPHIGELQRVAAALARLDVLAALAERAQTLDWSAPERVAENVVDIVQGRHPVVEGQLAAESVAFIANDCQLNEARKLLLITGPNMGGKSTFMRQTALIVLLACVGAYVPARRAVIGPIDRIFTRIGAADDLAGGRSTFMVEMTEAAGILHHATPASLVLMDEIGRGTSTFDGLALAWAIARHLLSHNRSHTLFATHYFELTQLPQEFPQAANVHLSAVEHGDGIVFLHAVQDGPASQSYGLQVAQLAGVPQPVIRAARKHLAWLEQQSADATPTPQLDLFAAPPTPDGDEAWDDAAATAAAPAMAPEQEAVIDALADLDPDTLTPRAALEALYRLKALAGAVVDTVDTVDTADTA, encoded by the coding sequence ATGGGATTGCAGAAGAAAATCGACCCTGAACCGGCACAGGCAGACGCCGCAGGCAGCCGCCACACGCCCATGATGCAGCAATATCTGCGCATCAAAGCGGACCACCCCGACACCCTGCTGTTCTACCGCATGGGTGACTTCTACGAACTCTTTCATGACGATGCCGAGAAGGCCGCGCGCCTGCTCGACATCACGCTGACCGCGCGCGGCGCGTCCAATGGCGTGCCGATCCGCATGGCCGGCATCCCCTTCCATTCGGCCGACCAGTACCTGGCGCGGCTGGTAAAGCTGGGCGAGTCGGTGGCGATCTGCGAGCAGATCGGCGACCCCGCCACCAGCAAGGGGCCGGTGGAGCGCAAGGTGGTGCGCATCGTCACCCCCGGCACGCTGACCGACGCCGCGCTGCTGCCTGACAAGGCCGATACCTTCCTGATGGCGGTGCACCAGCAGACCACGCGCCGCGGCGTCAGCAAGACCGGGCTGGCATGGCTGAACCTGGCCAGCGGCGAGCTGCGCCTGATGGAATGCGAGGCGGCGCTGCTGGGCCGCGAGCTGGAGCGCATCCGCCCGGCCGAGCTGCTGTATGCCGATGGCATCGAACTGCCGGCGCTGGCGTGCGCACGCACGCGCCTGCCGGAATGGCATTTCGACCAGGACGCCGGCACGCGCCGGCTGCGCGAGCAGCTGGGCGTGGCCAGCCTGGACCCGTTCGGCTGTGCCGGGCTGGGCGCCGCGCTGGGCGCGGCGGGCGCGCTGCTGAACTACGCCGCCACCACGCAGGGCCAGTCGCTGCGCCATGTGCAGGGCGTCAAGGTCGAACGCGAATCCGAATATGTCGGACTGGATTCCGCCACGCGGCGCAACCTGGAACTGACCGAAACCCTGCGCGGCGGCGAGTCGCCGACGCTGTTCTCGCTGCTGGACACCTGCTGCACCGCCATGGGCAGCCGCGCGCTGCGCCACTGGCTGCACCACCCGCTGCGCGACCCGGCGCTGCCGCAGGCGCGCCAGCAGGCCATCGGCGTGCTGATCGACCAGGGCACCGACGCGCTGCGCGGGGCGCTGCGCCGGCTCGCCGACGTCGAGCGCATCACCTCGCGCCTCGCGCTGCTCAATGCGCGCCCGCGCGACCTGTCGTCGCTGCGCGACACGCTGCGCGCGCTGCCCGAGGTGCAGGCCTGCCTGCACGGCGACCAGGGCAGCCTGCTGCTGGCGCAGACCGTGCAGGACCTGGCCGTGCCGCATGACTGCCTGGACCTGCTGGTGCGCGCGGTGGCCGAAGAGCCCGCCACCGTGGTGCGCGACGGCGGCGTGATCGCGCGCGGCTTCGATACCGAGCTCGACGAGCTGCGCGATATCTCCGAGAACTGCGGCCAGTTCCTGATCGACCTGGAAGCGCGCGAGCGCGCGCGCACCGGCATTGCCAACCTGCGCGTCGAGTTCAACCGCGTGCACGGCTTCTATATCGAGGTCACCAACGGCCAGGCCGACAAGGTGCCCGACGACTACCGCCGCCGCCAGACCCTGAAGAACGCCGAGCGCTACATCACACCCGAGCTCAAGGCCTTCGAGGACAAGGCGCTGTCGGCGCAGGACCGCGCGCTGGCGCGCGAGAAGCAGCTCTACGATGGCCTGCTGCAGGCACTGCTGCCGCATATCGGCGAACTGCAGCGCGTCGCCGCCGCGCTGGCGCGGCTGGACGTGCTGGCGGCACTGGCCGAGCGCGCGCAGACGCTGGACTGGTCGGCGCCCGAGCGCGTCGCCGAGAACGTGGTCGATATCGTGCAGGGCCGCCATCCGGTGGTCGAGGGCCAGCTCGCGGCGGAGTCGGTGGCGTTTATCGCCAACGACTGCCAGCTCAACGAGGCGCGCAAGCTGTTGCTGATCACCGGCCCGAACATGGGCGGCAAATCGACCTTCATGCGCCAGACCGCGCTGATCGTGCTGCTGGCCTGTGTCGGCGCCTATGTGCCGGCGCGGCGGGCGGTGATCGGGCCGATCGACCGCATTTTCACCCGCATCGGCGCCGCCGACGACCTGGCCGGCGGGCGCTCGACCTTCATGGTCGAGATGACCGAGGCCGCCGGCATCCTGCATCACGCCACCCCGGCATCGCTGGTGCTGATGGACGAGATCGGCCGCGGCACCTCGACCTTCGACGGCCTGGCGCTGGCGTGGGCGATCGCGCGCCACCTGCTGTCGCACAACCGCAGCCATACCCTGTTCGCCACGCATTACTTCGAACTGACGCAGCTGCCGCAGGAGTTCCCGCAGGCGGCCAACGTGCACCTGTCGGCGGTCGAGCATGGCGATGGCATCGTGTTCCTGCACGCGGTGCAGGACGGCCCGGCCAGCCAGAGCTACGGCCTGCAGGTGGCGCAACTGGCCGGCGTGCCGCAGCCGGTGATCCGCGCCGCGCGCAAGCACCTGGCCTGGCTGGAGCAGCAATCCGCCGACGCCACGCCCACGCCGCAGCTCGACCTGTTCGCCGCGCCGCCGACGCCCGACGGCGACGAGGCCTGGGACGACGCCGCCGCGACGGCCGCCGCCCCTGCAATGGCGCCCGAGCAGGAGGCCGTGATCGACGCGCTTGCCGATCTCGATCCGGACACGCTGACGCCGCGCGCGGCGCTGGAGGCGCTGTACCGGCTCAAGGCATTGGCTGGCGCGGTGGTCGATACGGTCGATACGGTCGATACAGCCGATACAGCATGA